From the genome of Leguminivora glycinivorella isolate SPB_JAAS2020 chromosome Z, LegGlyc_1.1, whole genome shotgun sequence, one region includes:
- the LOC125241365 gene encoding uncharacterized protein LOC125241365, producing the protein MNLTTMWRAILNSCAIIFILTSHLDTAPVYPHSARGPRYTVSNGHETPKPFVEVRNGTFHGTGPREEARAMCSVKTLEVNATANATITRGCMELLLQESYTARSSG; encoded by the exons atgaatttaACTACCATGTGGCGGGCTATACTAAATTCTTGtgcaattattttcattttgacGAGTCATCTCGACACAGCTCCAGTTTACCCACATT CGGCGCGTGGGCCGCGGTACACAGTGAGTAATGGGCACGAGACGCCGAAACCGTTCGTGGAGGTGCGGAACGGGACGTTCCACGGGACCGGGCCCCGCGAGGAGGCGCGCGCCATGTGCTCCGTGAAGACTCTGGAGGTGAACGCCACCGCCAACGCTACTATTACTAGAGGCTGCATGGAGTTGTTACTTCAA GAGAGCTACACAGCGCGATCCAGCGGCTAG